From Oryzias melastigma strain HK-1 linkage group LG17, ASM292280v2, whole genome shotgun sequence:
NNNNNNNNNNNNNNNNNNNNNNNNNNNNNNNNNNNNNNNNNNNNNNNNNNNNNNNNNNNNNNNNNNNNNNNNNNNNNNNNNNNNNNNNNNNNNNNNNNNNNNNNNNNNNNNNNNNNNNNNNNNNNNNNNNNNNNNNNNNNNNNNNNNNNNNNNNNNNNNNNNNNNNNNNNNNNNNNNNNNNNNNNNNNNNNNNNNNNNNNNNNNNNNNNNNNNNNNNNNNNNNNNNNNNNNNNNNNNNNNNNNNNNNNNNNNNNNNNNNNNNNNNNNNNNNNNNNNNNNNNNNNNNNNNNNNNNNNNNNNNNNNNNNNNNNNNNNNNNNNNNNNNNNNNNNNNNNNNNNNNNNNNNNNNNNNNNNNNNNNNNNNNNNNNNNNNNNNNNNNNNNNNNNNNNNNNNNNNNNNNNNNNNNNNNNNNNNNNNNNNNNNNNNNNNNNNNNNNNNNNNNNNNNNNNNNNNNNNNNNNNNNNNNNNNNNNNNNNNNNNNNNNNNNNNNNNNNNNNNNNNNNNNNNNNNNNNNNNNNNNNNNNNNNNNNNNNNNNNNNNNNNNNNNNNNNNNNNNNNNNNNNNNNNNNNNNNNNNNNNNNNNNNNNNNNNNNNNNNNNNNNNNNNNNNNNNNNNNNNNNNNNNNNNNNNNNNNNNNNNNNNNNNNNNNNNNNNNNNNNNNNNNNNNNNNNNNNNNNNNNNNNNNNNNNNNNNNNNNNNNNNNNNNNNNNNNNNNNNNNNNNNNNNNNNNNNNNNNNNNNNNNNNNNNNNNNNNNNNNNNNNNNNNNNNNNNNNNNNNNNNNNNNNNNNNNNNNNNNNNNNNNNNNNNNNNNNNNNNNNNNNNNNNNNNNNNNNNNNNNNNNNNNNNNNNNNNNNNNNNNNNNNNNNNNNNNNNNNNNNNNNNNNNNNNNNNNNNNNNNNNNNNNNNNNNNNNNNNNNNNNNNNNNNNNNNNNNNNNNNNNNNNNNNNNNNNNNNNNNNNNNNNNNNNNNNNNNNNNNNNNNNNNNNNNNNNNNNNNNNNNNNNNNNNNNNNNNNNNNNNNNNNNNNNNNNNNNNNNNNNNNNNNNNNNNNNNNNNNNNNNNNNNNNNNNNNNNNNNNNNNNNNNNNNNNNNNNNNNNNNNNNNNNNNNNNNNNNNNNNNNNNNNNNNNNNNNNNNNNNNNNNNNNNNNNNNNNNNNNNNNNNNNNNNNNNNNNNNNNNNNNNNNNNNNNNNNNNNNNNNNNNNNNNNNNNNNNNNNNNNNNNNNNNNNNNNNNNNNNNNNNNNNNNNNNNNNNNNNNNNNNNNNNNNNNNNNNNNNNNNNNNNNNNNNNNNNNNNNNNNNNNNNNNNNNNNNNNNNNNNNNNNNNNNNNNNNNNNNNNNNNNNNNNNNNNNNNNNNNNNNNNNNNNNNNNNNNNNNNNNNNNNNNNNNNNNNNNNNNNNNNNNNNNNNNNNNNNNNNNNNNNNNNNNNNNNNNNNNNNNNNNNNNNNNNNNNNNNNNNNNNNNNNNNNNNNNNNNNNNNNNNNNNNNNNNNNNNNNNNNNNNNNNNNNNNNNNNNNNNNNNNNNNNNNNNNNNNNNNNNNNNNNNNNNNNNNNNNNNNNaattagttagattactaaattacttgatttataacgccgttagtaacgccgttatacttaaacggcgttagtcccaacactggaAATGGGTCTGTAGCTGCTCAGGAGGGAGGGGCCAAGCCCAGGTTTTTTAAAGAGAGGAGCTATGACAGCTTCCTTAAACAGCTCAGGAACTTGACCAGACAGCAGAGATGAGTTAATTATGGACAGGACGCAGGGACCAATGGACTGAAAGACATCTTTGAGCAAAGGTGTTGGTAGCAGATCGAGTGAGCAGGAAGACGACTTCATTGTGCCCACTAATCTGACCAGCTCAGGGAGAGAAACAGGTGAAAATGTGTCTAAGATCACAGGTCGAGGTGGACTAGGActagaaacagaaacagaagcaGCTGTGAGACGCAGAGAGTTCCTCACCGACCTGACTTTTTCAATAATACCAACCTGAAGACATGCGTGGCCAGGTGGTCCTGCCCGTCCATTGAGTAATGTTGTGTGTTCATTTCTCCAGCATAGAAACAGCACAATCCAAAAGAGGTCAACATCAATTTGTTAGGAGGTTCTTATGCAAAATATTAgaacaaaatgcatttaatgcagttttgtttgagtttttttctgtttaactgCCTTTATTTTCCACTTTGTGAAGCACTACTTTACAGCAGTGAGGAGACTGATTCTTCTATGTTCCTGACAGGTTTAAAGGTGAAAGGCACAGTGATCTTCTGTCCTCTACCACATACCTTGTGGCCATGAGGTGGAAAAGTGTCAAGTGTGTTATGATATTGCCAAAAAAACCAACCTGCATTTTCAGGATTGTGAAGTAATCTTTGATTTGAACCAGAATCACGAACAAAGACAGTCTCATCACCTTTTTCACTGGATATGAATAACACATGAAagaatgcaaacattttcagtATATATTTGAAGAAACTGCCAggtttacattttcaaactcaGCTTGTAGGAAATGTGGAGGACCTGaaatgttttaagcttttgaatAAGTGAAGTTGAAAGCTTTTTGATCAAATACTGAGGAAAACACCTGATTTGACTTGAGTGAAGCTGTTTTACTGCCTTTCCTGAACATTAGCTGGATTGGCTCCAGCAGCTCAGTAACCCAAAAACAAGACTGAGCGAGATCTGAAGATGTTTTACTGGAGAAAGTCAAAAGGACAGACTGACTGACAGAGATGTTTCCGCTCCACACATGAACTCTGTCATTTCTAGAGGTCCAGGAAAACTGCCTCAGTTCTTCCATCATATCATTCctaattttcttcatcagatttCACACAAACTCTGGAATGAAGACAAAAGaatgcagatgtttttattgtgaaatgataagaaaaaaacttttttctgaagAACAAAGAAATGCAAGCACAAATCTTCAATCCAAAGTTGtcaaatgaagcaaaaagaaagacaacagaattgaatgttcttcttttttacaaacacaatctCCTCCTCCAGTTTCTTCTCTTGTACGTGTAGAACAAACAGAAATCTTGGATGTCACTGATTCCATTTGTGTTCCAGCTTCCTTCAGTTCACATggcaacaacacaaaaacatgaacacaacatttgtgtgaaatttgaATTAGTTGTGGAAACATgaagttgattaaaaatgtaagtttacttgaaagaaaaatgtatacaGAAATATTGCTTTAATTTAATCTCCATGAATTAAccataatataataaaacaattccAGATCTCACCCTTCTCGTGGTGAGGGTGGGTCTTTTCATTCTAATTCTGCAAAGAGCATCTCCACACTTATCcactcaccttagcactaaccatttgtgtgacagaatCAAGGAAGAAGTCTACAggtaaaaaatagaaacatcaGAGGTAAATCAAAGTTTCTCTCTGAAGAGGATGAACAGTGGTGTACTGAGGTTTGGATCCCttctgtgtggatttttttatgttcttcctCCTCATGTTTGGATTTTCTTTAAGCACctcagcttcctcccacagtccaaagacatgcaGCATAGGTAAAGCAGTTACTTTAACATTGCCCCAGAGCTGTGAGTGTTTGTGCTTGTTTTGTTCCTGTGTTGTCATGTGATAAAGTAGCAGACTTTCTAGGATGTTCCATGTCTTTACCCCTCACCAGCAGGGCAGACTCTGGTATCATAAACACTTCTGTCATGGGCTTCAGGAGCTATTTGAGTTTACAAAACTTTACAGTATCTCCAACATGATTAAATAACAGTCCAGCATGGAGCGGctgagtgaatgtggtctggactctgtggagAAGAGTCATGCTTTCAGAGACGCTGTAGAAGGACAGAACTCCTGCTCTGTCATCCAGGTACACTCCTATTCTGGAGGAACCAGGAGCAGAGATGGAGGTTTGGAtgttgttgtggaaaaaaaataaattgtcttGAGAACAATATAATGCCCAAGATTTGTCATTAAAACCAAATCCACTTTCCTCTCCAGATCTTCTGATGTCCTTGTATGTGACTGCTACATAAACAAAGTAAGCTATCcactccacctcccagtaacaaCGTCCAGTCAGACTCTCTCTACTCAGAACTTCACCATAAAGAGTAAATCTGTCtggatgatcagaatcagaCTGAGGTTTTGCCATCATTGTCACCTTTCTGTTCTCCTCTGACAGTAACAGTCGTCTGTGTGCTGTGTTTGGATCCAGAGTGATTTGACAGGAATATTTCAAGAAGTCCGCTCTTctctttggttctggttctggcagTAAAACATCCACATGAGTGAGTGTCCGTGAGATGTTTGTCCACTCCTCTCtcagaatgtcctgcagtttgTCTCTGAGCTCTGACACAGCTGCGGTCACATCCTCAAAGTATCTCAGAGGACGGACATTGATGCTGGATGAGTGTGAGGACTCACTGAGTGGTGGCAGTGACGGGTAGCTGAGCAGAAACTGGTTGTGATCCTCTGTGAGTGAGAGCTGCTTCAGCTCAGCATCTCTCCTCTTCAGCTCAGtgatctcctgctccagctcctcctgaagaTCTTTGACTCGACTCACTTCAGTTTGCTGCTgggatctgatctgctgcttcacATCACAGCTTGTTTTCTGGATGAGACGGATCATCTGAGTGAAGATCTCATCACTATCATCCACTGTCTGATCAGCAGAGTGATGGATGGCCTCCAGCTCCTGTTGAAGCAGCTTCACCTCTTTCTCTCGGTCCTGGATTCTCTGCTGGATTTGCTGTTGACTCTCCTCCAGCTTTCTCTGCCTCTCAgttctttctgctgcagctgagactgTGTCATGGTCTCTATGTTCCTCCACAGAGCAGAGATAACAGATACACTTCTGATCTGTACGACagaacatcttcatcacctcGTCATGAGTGGAGcagatgttctcctgcaggttcttgGAGGGTTCCACCAGCTTGTGTTTCTTTAATGGAGCTGCCACATAGTGAGGCTGAAGGTGTTTCTCACAGTAAGAGGCCAGACAGATCAAACAGGACTTGATGgctttcagttttcttccagaGCAGACATCACAGGACACATCTTCAGGTCCAgcatagcagtgatcagcaggaGCAGATTGGATTCCAGTCTCCTTCAGGTTCTCCACTAAAGCtgcaaacattacatttttcacCAGAACAGGCCTCGGTATGAAGGTCTTCCTGCACTGAGGACAGCTGTGgattttctcctcttcatcccaGAATCTTTGAATACACTTCATGCAGTAACTGTGTCCACAGGGAATAGTCACCGGATCCTGGAGCCGATCCCGACAGATGGAACAGTTGATATTCTCTTCGTCGAGTTGAGACATTTCTGTCAAACAGTTTCACTTTCTCTGAACAGGAAGTCTCTGTGAGCTCTGAAGAACAAAAGATTTCTACCTATCTTCACACGATTCAGGAAATGAGTCAGGTCTGTGAGCATTTGCATGTTGCTGTGTATGTGTGAGAAGCAGTTGGTGGTAGGTAATGTAGCAGGATAGATTGCTGCAGGTGTGTCTGGGAGGGTAATTGCTGTCCCTGGCCTCTAGGGACACTATAAAAAGAAGATGTCCTGttcaacagctgagccaacaggaacacggagagtgcagattttactgtcacaacagggatttattgagtataaacccctgttgcatttaatgctaaactttatttatattgattatgttttatttatttatttatttatttttactttgttgttggaccggacggaaaaaaggaagagggtgggggaggggtggggggttagAGGGAGAAGAAGATGGcagcagagggaagcaacatcataaaacaaccaggactaagtgataaactagaatgggcggggcctgtctacacacacactctatagatacacacacacttgttggccaaagtagtctccacatttaaattaaacatactcacatatactatacatatactacacatgtcaactataacagcagctcacacactccatcatacaaacccattcagataaagactttcattctgtcacacaaatggttagtgctaaggtgagctggcacctgtgctcaggtgagtgtttatgtttcgctgaggtggatagtgatggaatgtactcaggcggagagcgcccggccatccccacgccaagaccccccgccggggcagcagcagcagccaagaccccccaacacccgccatggagccgcgNNNNNNNNNNNNNNNNNNNNNNNNNNNNNNNNNNNNNNNNNNNNNNNNNNNNNNNNNNNNNNNNNNNNNNNNNNNNNNNNNNNNNNNNNNNNNNNNNNNNNNNNNNNNNNNNNNNNNNNNNNNNNNNNNNNNNNNNNNNNNNNNNNNNNNNNNNNNNNNNNNNNNNNNNNNNNNNNNNNNNNNNNNNNNNNNNNNNNNNNNNNNNNNNNNNNNNNNNNNNNNNNNNNNNNNNNNNNNNNNNNNNNNNNNNNNNNNNNNNNNNNNNNNNNNNNNNNNNNNNNNNNNNNNNNNNNNNNNNNNNNNNNNNNNNNNNNNNNNNNNNNNNNNNNNNNNNNNNNNNNNNNNNNNNNNNNNNNNNNNNNNNNNNNNNNNNNNNNNNNNNNNNNNNNNNNNNNNNNNNNNNNNNNNNNNNNNNNNNNNNNNNNNNNNNNNNNNNNNNNNNNNNNNNNNNNNNNNNNNNNNNNNNNNNNNNNNNNNNNNNNNNNNNNNNNNNNNNNNNNNNNNNNNNNNNNNNNNNNNNNNNNNNNNNNNNNNNNNNNNNNNNNNNNNNNNNNNNNNNNNNNNNNNNNNNNNNNNNNNNNNNNNNNNNNNNNNNNNNNNNNNNNNNNNNNNNNNNNNNNNNNNNNNNNNNNNNNNNNNNNNNNNNNNNNNNNNNNNNNNNNNNNNNNNNNNNNNNNNNNNNNNNNNNNNNNNNNNNNNNNNNNNNNNNNNNNNNNNNNNNNNNNNNNNNNNNNNNNNNNNNNNNNNNNNNNNNNNNNNNNNNNNNNNNNNNNNNNNNNNNNNNNNNNNNNNNNNNNNNNNNNNNNNNNNNNNNNNNNNNNNNNNNNNNNNNNNNNNNNNNNNNNNNNNNNNNNNNNNNNNNNNNNNNNNNNNNNNNNNNNNNNNNNNNNNNNNNNNNNNNNNNNNNNNNNNNNNNNNNNNNNNNNNNNNNNNNNNNNNNNNNNNNNNNNNNNNNNNNNNNNNNNNNNNNNNNNNNNNNNNNNNNNNNNNNNNNNNNNNNNNNNNNNNNNNNNNNNNNNNNNNNNNNNNNNNNNNNNNNNNNNNNNNNNNNNNNNNNNNNNNNNNNNNNNNNNNNNNNNNNNNNNNNNNNNNNNNNNNNNNNNNNNNNNNNNNNNNNNNNNNNNNNNNNNNNNNNNNNNNNNNNNNNNNNNNNNNNNNNNNNNNNNNNNNNNNNNNNNNNNNNNNNNNNNNNNNNNNNNNNNNNNNNNNNNNNNNNNNNNNNNNNNNNNNNNNNNNNNNNNNNNNNNNNNNNNNNNNNNNNNNNNNNNNNNNNNNNNNNNNNNNNNNNNNNNNNNNNNNNNNNNNNNNNNNNNNNNNNNNNNNNNNNNNNNNNNNNNNNNNNNNNNNNNNNNNNNNNNNNNNNNNNNNNNNNNNNNNNNNNNNNNNNNNNNNNNNNNNNNNNNNNNNNNNNNNNNNNNNNNNNNNNNNNNNNNNNNNNNNNNNNNNNNNNNNNNNNNNNNNNNNNNNNNNNNNNNNNNNNNNNNNNNNNNNNNNNNNNNNNNNNNNNNNNNNNNNNNNNNNNNNNNNNNNNNNNNNNNNNNNNNNNNNNNNNNNNNNNNNNNNNNNNNNNNNNNNNNNNNNNNNNNNNNNNNNNNNNNNNNNNNNNNNNNNNNNNNNNNNNNNNNNNNNNNNNNNNNNNNNNNNNNNNNNNNNNNNNNNNNNNNNNNNNNNNNNNNNNTACATGGTACGACAGAGGACTtggacactttgagaaaatcccACCAGGCTGTTAAAGTGGTACTTATGTTAATACTTTGGaaacaatcatgttttttttttattgtttggctgaTAAATGGTAGATCTGACAGGTTGATCTTTCCACACAACTCCTGTTCCAAGTCCATCTATGAgttattttttggattatttcttgaccattttaagatgtactgtaatctgttagcattaaaataattgttgaagTTTGGTAGTTCTAAGCCTCCAcatctttttgcagattttagagttttaaggctgattcttgctggtttatttttccagagaaagcTGGTTATGGCTGAgtctaatgttttaaaccattttagtgGAGGTTTTGGGGGAATCATGGAGAATAGATAATTAACTTGCGGCAAGATGTTCATTTTAGTTGTGGCTACTTTGCCCATAAGCGACAGGGGCAGGTTGACCCAGCGAGTTAGAAcgtcttgaatgtttttcagtaacGGGGTATAATTTAGCTGCACCTGTTCTGATAGTTTGGGTGAGAAGTGAACACCTAGATATTTGATATTGCCTGATTTGACTGGTATTGAGAGTGATTGCTCAGCATTACTGTTTAgtgataataaaactgatttattccaattaattgAATATTCTTATATGGAGGAGAATTCGTTAATAATTGTTATTGTTTCACTTATAGAAcgtgatttatgtaaaaaaaaaagtaatatgtcatccgcatagagactaattttatgattgccatgttttgttttaactcctttaatgttctcattctgtcttattgctgcagccagaggctcGATGAATATTGCAAATAGAGAGGGGGAGAGTGGAGAACCCTGTCTGGTTCCTCTTCCAAGATAAAACCTGCTGGACGTCTGTTTGTCCGTTCTGGCTGAAGCATTTGGGTTatgatataatattttaatccaatcaATGAATGATTCCCCAAATCCGAACTTGTGGAGAGCAGCGATGAGAAACTTCCAGTTGACTCTGTCGAAAGCTTTTTCAGCATCAAAGTATGTTCATTTTCTGGTTTTTAATAGTGGCAATGTCTTTCACGTTAACCAGTCTGCGGACATTGTCACTCGATTGTCTACctttaataaatccagtttgatcaTGGTGAATTATGTGGGGAGtgattttttctattctctgtgctaatgctttacaaataattttgacGTCTGCATTGATCAGTGAGATGGGACGATAGCTGGAAGGAGTTGAGGGATCTTTCTCTGGTTTGAGAAGAAGGATTATATTTGCTGAATTCATGTTTGGTGGAAGTAACTgattttcctttataaatgtaaccattttataaaaagtttctgctagctgttcccagaattctttgtaaAACTCAGCGGGAAAGCCATCCGGCCCCGGAGCTTTGTTGTTCGGCATAAGCAGCAGAGCATCATGAAGTTCAGATGATGAGAGCGGCGAGTCTAAGTCTGTGATTTGATCTTCATTTAATCTGGGAAGGTTTACATTATTAAGAAATGAATTGATGCTTTGCTCTGATGGATTGATCTCTGAAGTGTATAAGTTcttataaaaatctttaaaagtttcattaattttgatCGGGTCATGAGTGACATTTCCTGACTCATCAGTAATAGAtgttattgtggatttttctttattaattttaagctgattagctaaaaatttgccagatttattagagttttcaaatctttctagtctaagtctttgtatttggaatcatgtttgtttgttaattatgttgtttaactgaagctttaatttttttaaatctcccagAATCAGAATGCAAACTTtctaaagaagtttgttttttgctcatcttGGGATTACATTTAACGGGATGTATCATGTGACGTGTCGCGGCCTTGACGTGCGTCAAGTGAGACGGatgtaaatgagaaaatccggtcacttttcaaaataaaatattttccaaaaataaaataatggaaatgAATTGTTCTTTCTGTGCGCCCGGTAACAAATGACcccgggggttggggaccactgctttaaatgtaataatgatCTCGTCAGTCATCTGACATCTGTGCATAATGGaggattgataaaacacataacGGCTCTTAATTTTGTGTCatgtcagaaaagcaaaagcttcaagtgcaacattttaactaaaaaatatttaattccttGCCCTGCACGTGCTTAGTTGCGTGAGCTGTGCGACTGcctccttttctcctcattcccgaaccaaaaaaaataaaaaatcctcatCCCCGAACCGCCCTCTGCGCACTCTGAAATGTGTATCTGAGTGGACGAGcatgtttgagcatttctatgacCATTCTAAAGATTAGATTTGTTTGGGACAGTCAGATATCTATGCAAACAGGTATGTtgtgtgggaatcacctgttttccgtttgttcttctgttgctgcacTAATCCCATCCATTTGCGGAGAAAGGTTTACACATGCAACTTTTCTCGTGTTGCTccggagtcacaccggacgcgaaagcgccgcgaagcggcgcggagcgcagtgcgcttccattcggcgcccatgttaacctatggcgtcggtcacaaAAGGAGCGGAGCGGCGCGGTGGTCCGCGCGGTGcaggcgtctggtctatttctTCCGCGAGACGCGAGCGCTCcacgtcaatactggcaggaaattggatcaaaatacatgagaaaatccggtttattttcaaaatggaaccaatttttcacaataaaacaccgcgattgacaaatgtgatcatgtttttgtgtctaaacagaccgtagagatgaaaatatgcatacaatcaaaacac
This genomic window contains:
- the LOC112144435 gene encoding tripartite motif-containing protein 16-like → MSQLDEENINCSICRDRLQDPVTIPCGHSYCMKCIQRFWDEEEKIHSCPQCRKTFIPRPVLVKNVMFAALVENLKETGIQSAPADHCYAGPEDVSCDVCSGRKLKAIKSCLICLASYCEKHLQPHYVAAPLKKHKLVEPSKNLQENICSTHDEVMKMFCRTDQKCICYLCSVEEHRDHDTVSAAAERTERQRKLEESQQQIQQRIQDREKEVKLLQQELEAIHHSADQTVDDSDEIFTQMIRLIQKTSCDVKQQIRSQQQTEVSRVKDLQEELEQEITELKRRDAELKQLSLTEDHNQFLLSYPSLPPLSESSHSSSINVRPLRYFEDVTAAVSELRDKLQDILREEWTNISRTLTHVDVLLPEPEPKRRADFLKYSCQITLDPNTAHRRLLLSEENRKVTMMAKPQSDSDHPDRFTLYGEVLSRESLTGRCYWEVEWIAYFVYVAVTYKDIRRSGEESGFGFNDKSWALYCSQDNLFFFHNNIQTSISAPGSSRIGVYLDDRAGVLSFYSVSESMTLLHRVQTTFTQPLHAGLLFNHVGDTVKFCKLK